A single region of the Paludibacter jiangxiensis genome encodes:
- a CDS encoding BRO-N domain-containing protein, which produces MQNKIQLFEEKKVRTAWDEASEEWYFSIVDVVDVLTDSPNPRKYWSVLKTRLKKEGSELTTNCSQLKMVAADGKKYLTDVVSPQQLFRLIQSIPSPKAEPFKLWIAQVAKERLDQIQDPELSIEQAMADYKRLGYSDSWINQRLKSIEIRKDLTDEWKSRGLQEGIHFATLTDIIYKTWADKTAKEYKSFKGLKKENLRDNMTNAELVLNMLAELSTKQISEATNPDTMDEHADVARKGGEVARNARLELENKTGKSVVSPLNAKKGIINQKQDEITEE; this is translated from the coding sequence ATGCAAAACAAAATCCAGTTGTTTGAAGAGAAAAAAGTTCGTACTGCCTGGGACGAAGCATCCGAAGAGTGGTACTTTTCCATTGTAGATGTAGTGGATGTATTAACTGATAGTCCCAATCCACGAAAATATTGGAGTGTATTAAAAACACGACTCAAAAAAGAGGGAAGTGAGTTGACTACAAATTGTAGTCAACTGAAAATGGTTGCTGCCGATGGGAAAAAATATTTAACAGATGTAGTTAGTCCCCAGCAGCTTTTCCGCTTAATTCAGTCTATTCCCTCTCCAAAAGCTGAGCCATTTAAATTGTGGATTGCTCAGGTGGCAAAAGAGCGACTGGATCAGATTCAGGATCCCGAACTGTCTATCGAACAGGCAATGGCCGATTACAAACGGCTGGGCTATTCCGACAGTTGGATCAATCAACGCCTGAAAAGTATTGAAATACGCAAAGACCTCACGGACGAATGGAAGTCGAGAGGTCTGCAGGAAGGCATTCATTTTGCAACACTGACCGACATTATTTATAAGACCTGGGCAGATAAAACAGCTAAAGAATACAAAAGTTTCAAGGGATTGAAAAAAGAAAACCTGCGCGACAACATGACCAATGCCGAATTGGTATTAAATATGTTGGCCGAACTATCGACTAAACAAATTTCGGAGGCTACCAATCCCGACACGATGGACGAACATGCTGATGTTGCCCGGAAGGGAGGCGAAGTTGCCCGCAACGCACGTCTTGAACTGGAAAATAAAACCGGTAAATCGGTGGTTTCGCCTCTCAATGCCAAAAAAGGAATTATAAACCAAAAACAGGACGAAATCACTGAAGAATAA
- the menD gene encoding 2-succinyl-5-enolpyruvyl-6-hydroxy-3-cyclohexene-1-carboxylic-acid synthase: MFSNKTNILQLVSLMLQYGIRHVVLSPGSRNAPLIHTFTQHPGFTCYTVVDERSAAFFALGLSQKLQQPVAACCTSGTALLNYGPAIAEAYYQEIPLLVISADRPEAWIGQADGQTIPQNGTFAAIAKKSVQLPEPANATDEWYCNRLINEALIQLTANGNGPVHINVPLSEPLYQFITPGLPEARKITFHTAKQQVETESFQSIWNTSSKRMIVVGQLPPNNGLDVILSSLLSKGDAVLLAEQIGNVHLPQQIANFDLVLASLSEEESNSFAPDLLITLGGHLTSKRLKQLLRKHKPQHHWDIRPDGNVKDTFQTITDLLPADAADFLQQLAKEITPQEDKENNFSGLWQNKSTVVDLEVARFMKEAPFSDLTVVNAFIQRLPQQSTLHLSSSAPIRYAQISKLNPTVSVLSNRGTNGIDGSMSTAVGYAAANKGLTFLLIGDLSFFYDINALWNKQISKNLRILLVNNGGGNMFHLINGPQQSEAMEGYIACHHNESAKDRVLAFGLHYLSATNFDELDRCLPYFCNPNEDYPMVLEVFSHTETNAYVFSRLFEALKHQ, translated from the coding sequence GTGTTTTCCAACAAAACCAACATATTACAACTTGTATCGCTGATGCTGCAATACGGCATCCGTCACGTGGTACTCTCACCCGGATCGCGGAATGCTCCGCTGATTCATACCTTTACGCAACATCCCGGTTTTACCTGTTACACGGTGGTCGATGAGCGCTCTGCCGCCTTTTTTGCATTGGGTTTGAGCCAGAAGTTACAACAACCGGTGGCAGCCTGCTGCACCTCGGGAACGGCACTGCTCAACTACGGTCCGGCCATCGCTGAAGCTTACTATCAGGAGATTCCGTTGCTGGTTATCTCTGCCGACCGCCCCGAAGCATGGATCGGTCAGGCTGACGGGCAAACCATTCCGCAAAACGGGACATTTGCCGCCATCGCCAAAAAGAGCGTTCAACTGCCGGAACCGGCCAACGCTACCGACGAATGGTACTGCAACCGTCTGATTAATGAGGCATTGATTCAACTGACAGCCAACGGAAACGGTCCGGTGCATATCAACGTGCCGCTTTCGGAGCCGCTCTACCAGTTTATAACTCCTGGTTTGCCGGAAGCGAGAAAAATCACTTTCCACACCGCAAAACAACAAGTAGAGACAGAATCTTTCCAATCAATCTGGAACACCTCATCCAAACGAATGATCGTAGTGGGTCAACTGCCGCCGAATAATGGATTGGATGTCATCCTCAGCTCTCTACTGAGCAAGGGTGATGCGGTCTTACTGGCAGAACAGATAGGCAATGTACACCTCCCGCAACAGATAGCCAATTTCGATTTGGTGCTGGCTTCGTTGTCGGAGGAAGAGTCTAACAGCTTTGCTCCCGACTTACTAATTACCCTCGGCGGACATCTCACCTCCAAACGGTTAAAACAGTTGCTACGCAAACATAAGCCACAACATCACTGGGATATTCGCCCCGACGGCAACGTAAAAGACACGTTCCAGACGATCACCGACCTGCTTCCGGCTGATGCAGCCGATTTTTTGCAACAACTGGCGAAGGAAATTACCCCTCAAGAAGATAAAGAAAATAATTTCAGTGGGTTATGGCAAAATAAATCCACAGTAGTAGATCTGGAAGTTGCCCGTTTTATGAAAGAGGCACCCTTCTCCGACCTGACTGTAGTCAATGCGTTTATACAACGTTTACCACAGCAATCCACACTTCATCTGAGCAGTAGCGCTCCCATCCGTTACGCCCAGATCAGCAAGCTGAATCCGACGGTTTCGGTTCTCTCCAACCGGGGGACTAACGGCATCGACGGATCCATGTCAACCGCGGTGGGATATGCGGCAGCCAACAAAGGATTGACCTTCCTGCTGATCGGCGACCTGAGTTTCTTTTACGACATCAATGCCTTGTGGAACAAACAGATCAGCAAAAACCTGCGGATTTTACTGGTAAACAACGGAGGCGGCAACATGTTTCACCTTATTAACGGGCCGCAGCAATCGGAGGCGATGGAGGGTTACATCGCTTGCCACCACAACGAATCGGCCAAAGATCGGGTGCTGGCTTTCGGATTGCACTACCTGTCGGCCACCAACTTCGACGAACTCGACCGGTGCCTTCCCTATTTTTGCAACCCGAACGAAGATTACCCGATGGTGCTGGAGGTTTTTTCCCATACCGAAACCAATGCCTACGTTTTCAGTCGCTTGTTTGAAGCCCTGAAGCATCAATGA